Genomic segment of Populus nigra chromosome 6, ddPopNigr1.1, whole genome shotgun sequence:
CATTGATTTGCCAGAATCTCGAGTTCATTTCCGAAAAACtttatattcatcttaaattcTAGTATAAACCTCATAAGCTCCCTCCTGACCATGGTTCAATTATTCAACCTTTTGCTTTAGGTATATATGTGCATTATGTAGTGAGCTTTTCGTTGATTTCAGTAAAcgtttaaataaaatttgtagCAGTAGCATTTCTCATTGATGAAGCTATagaatttcaaagtttatcatcCAAAAATAACTATTCCCTAGCATAACTCGTTTCCAGACTTGTTTCCCATAGATGAAGATTGTGATCTAGCTGCCTCCTTATTTTAAAGGCCATTTACTAAGGTTTTGTATCGTAGTTGGCAATGCTAGCTCCTTTACTGCAATGAGTTCCTTGATATTTCAGATGCTTTATGTTATCtagttttatgtgttttttcccTGTTTTTCCCAAGAGATTCTTAACTTTGTCTGCTTCactattttcttcaaatttgttaattatttatattattcctaAATTCTCCCTTTTATGATGTAAAATCCTGATTTGGTGCTTCTGGGTAAAAAGAGGTGTAAATGATTGACTGAGAAAGAATTGAGGATGGTCAGCCATGGTAGGAGTGAGTGAAAATTGTGTATTGTGATGATTTCATCACAACTTCTTGGACTGGATTTACTCATGACCTCATAAAAGATTATCACTTGTTTAACTTTTTTGGgatttgacaaaaaaagagTTGGTGCCTAAACTCAATTatcattgtttattattttcttccagaTCTTGCGGTTATTCAGTGAATCTGCTGAGAGTATTGCTTCACTAAAGGTTGATTTGGCTGAAGCAAAGAAACGTCTTGGTACCCGGAATAAGCAATTGCATCAGTTGTGGTATCGATCTGTTACACTACGACACATAATCTCTCTTTTAGATCAAATTGAAGGCATAGCTAAGGTTGGTCTAAATTCTCCagcatattttaaaatgattaacttAATGAGGAGATTCACTGTACCACCATGCTGCTATTTATTAACATAACAGTGTTCATGGCAGAACCATTTCCTTGTTACAAATCTTGTAATGTTCAAGAACCAATCTACTGCTTGTTTTTTTGCGCAGGTTCCAGCTCGTATTGAGAAACTCATAGCAGAAAAGCAGTTTTATGCAGCAGTTCAATTGCTTGCTCACTCATCATTGATGCTTGAGCGAGAAGGTCTTCAAATGGTGGGTTGTCAAACTTCCTGAAATTAGCTCATGGGAATGGTCCATGtcctttgttgtttgttttgttaaggTTAAAGCTCGGTTTTATCTCATCTTGCTTCCAATTCCTAGATTCCATGATGGTAACCTATGACATCATAGGTTGTTGGTAATTATTTACTGGTTCTACACTCCTTATGTTCTACACCTCAAATAATCATTTACAACTCAAAACATATTCAAAGCTAGGATTTGGTAAGCATAAGAAGAACagtgtttaataaaaaaattgttggacATGGGGGTTTTGACATGATTTCAACTTCTTTcctcgtttttttttgttgacttgACCTAACTTGCCCTGTAATTGGAATATTTGggaaattttgaatttactaTAATTATTGTGTCTCAGGTTGGTTCTCTTCAAGATGTGCGATCTGAGCTGACAAAGCTGCGAGGAGTTGTCTTCTATAAAATTTTGGAGGATTTGCATGCGCATCTTTACAACAAGGGAGAATACAGGTACATATTCATCCCTCTTCCTTTCTCGTTTCCCCTTCTTTTTTctaagtaaaattttgattgtaTTTTTGCTTAGGGAATATTATTCCTGTTCCCCTTTTGTTTGCTGTTTTATACTCTTTCCTTTATTGGGTGTGGAGGGTGAAGATACTGATGCTCATTCTCGCTAATACGTCACATATCATGTGTTTTGTCCTGTGAACTGCTCTGTTGTATTGTTAAAGAAGAGTGATGGATTTCTTAAAAAAGCTTCTCTCACTGTTCATTTTTTGAATGTTAATTCAAGCTATGCTTCAATACATTTATTTCTGTTATAGAATTTCTTTGTCACTAGTTTGATTATTTTACGCTGCTCAGTTGCCTCGTGTGTTTTGTCCTGTGAACTGTTCTGTTgtagtataaaataaaagtgatggCATTTTTAAGCAAGCTTCTCTCACTGTTGATCTTTTGAATGTCAATGCTATGCTTCAATACATTTATTTCTGTTATAGAATTTCTGTCATTAGTTTGATTGTTTTCTGCAGCTCAGTTGCCTCAAGCATGTATGAAAGAGATGATGAATTGCCGACTACCATAGCTGTTTTTACTATGAGCAATTCACAATCTCTATCTCGAAGAACAAGGTTGATGAAAGGTGACAATCATAGCTTTGCTGATGGATCATACAAGCCAAGCTCTATTGATGGAGGGTAAGAATAGTTTTCTTTGTAATACAGTTCTTCTACTTTCCTTTTACTTTGTTCTTCTCCTGCTTGTTAGTTCTATCTTACTCTTAAAGTTCCTTATTTTCTTGCTTATGAGTGAAATCGATTCCCAAGtcttaaaatagattttttgtgtttgtttctcCTCTTGAACCATTGTATGCTTTCCTGATCATTTGTATGTTCCCTCACATGGTCAAGTTGATAGTTTTGACCCCGTATGCCTTCCGAGTGGTTATTTTTAGATGGAGTAATTCTTGACTTTATCATGACCACTTTGTTTTCTGCTTGTTAATTGTCAGTTACAAACTTGTTATCTTTTAGCCAaaattttccagctcattttagTTAGTTCCAAACAATCACTTTGGCATTGCAAATtgggtttcatatttttaataaaagtgCAAACTGAAGATTTTCGAGATTCATCATGCATGAATATGCATAagaaatgtttttctttgaagTGTTTATTTGACTGTGATTggctattattgttattattttctgAGCATTTATGCCTCTCTACCCTCAGTTCTTCATTTGATGGTCATGATGAGGATCTTGATATAACTGATGAGGCAACCTCAGATGGGCACACTGCATCAATGAGAACAAATGGAGGTGATGGGAACATGAAGGACATTAAAGTTGGTTCTCGTCAAATACCAAGTTGGCTTTCAAATTCTACTCCTGATGAATTTATTGTATGAACAGTACACTATGTGAAGTATAAACACACTTATGTTGAATTTGTTgtggtttttttcattttctctggGCTAAAAGACTTGATTTTACATTTTCATGTAGGAAACCATTAAAAAGAGTGATGCTCCACTTCATGTGAAGTATTTGCAGACCATGGTTGAGTGTCTCTGCATGCTGGGCAAAGTTGCAGCTGCTGGTGCAATAATATGGTTGGTTATCTGGCTGCTGCACTTCCTTTATTATGTTTgactgaggaaaaaaaaatccaatttttgtGGGCTTCACATCTGCAACTATAGTAATGATCAGCTATATGTAGGACATGAATTTTTTATGCTATTTACCTTTCCCCTCTAGTGACTGGATCTGTATTAGGATGAGATTTCTCGAGGGAAGTTTCATCACTTGTTTGGTTTTCTTGTACAAAACTAAAAGACGGATTGTCAGATTGAACATTTAATTCATCCATGCAACTCTATTCATGCTCATATAGAATTAGTTGGTCTTGTACttcatattgttttgatatgcttgGAGAGTTAGTGTAACATTCTTTGCTTTTTTCCCCCAACAGCCAAAGGTTGCGACCTACAATTCATGACATCATCACTTCCAAGATAAAATCTCATTCAGAACTTGTCAACTCTTCAAGTTCTAGCATCAATCAATCTGCCCAAACCAGAGGTCTTCATTTTGTGAAAGGACAACTAGAAAGCTACAAGTTGCCAAAACAGAAACGTCAGAATGGAACACTATTGGCTGTAAGCCCAGTCTCGCCAGTGATGGCTCCCACAGGGAAAGCACAGGCTGCTGCAAAAGAGCTTCTTGATTCAATTTTGGACACTGTTATTCGAATATTTGGTAGGATACTGACTTGACATCTGTTGAAGTATGGTTTGGAAAAATACACTTACCATTACACCTTTGTTGACCTAGAGAATCATGTTGTTGTTGGAGAGCTTCTGGAATTTAAAACTTCTCAGAATGTTGACTTGAACGCGCCAGGGTCGTTGACAACAGATTTAAATTGGAACCTGGATTCTGAAGCATCTCAAGTTATTGGAGGTTACAGTATTGGTTTTTCCTTGACAGTTTTACAGGTAGCTGGCTGGCTTTTGTTACTTGATGAATGAAGTTAGTGCTTTTGAATGTCTATTTTTTGGTGGAAAACTTTTCCTCATTTTCATGTAATGTTTCATTGTATAATCTGTGAAAGAGTGAATGCCAACAACTCATATGTGAAATTCTGAGAGCCACTCCTGAAGCTGCATCTGCAGATGCTTCTGTACAAACTGCTAGACTGGCAAGCAAGGCTCCTTCAAAGGGAAAAAAGTGGGTAACATTAATTTCTAACAGTTTTCCTGGCCTCTTTATGGTATATTTTCTTTTGGGTCTTTAAACGGGTTTTAGGTCACTTTCAACCAGTCTGCAAAgctctttgttttaattttctagcTGTATCATGTTATCATGTTTCACTCTTTGAATAAAATAGACttcctttttcaaaaaaagtgaACAGTTTTGAGGAATCAGCAAGATGGTATAGTAATGCCCTGCTAATTCTAATGTGTTACAGGGATGGGTCAGAAGATGGGCTCACCTTTGCTTTTCGCTTCACAGATGCTACAATATCCATTCCTAACCAAGGTGGCTGGTATTCATTCTTTTGTAATGATGCTATTTATGCACTGTTAGGTTCTTGAATGGTTTAGGCCCcttgaaaatttattagaatCTACAGAAACCATGATAGAGATGACAATTTTGTAATAGGGATTCTTCTCACTTTGATTTAGAAGGGAGAAACAATCACTGGCAACCTCATGTTTTGTGCCCCGATGATGTGATAGTCACATTCCAATTACACCACAGTTTTCATCTATGCtatctttttcaaattattttctttgttgtcagatttatttttcacatgTAATGGTTTCCTCTTGATTAAtcctttattttcattgttCCTTTTGTTATCAATTATTCAGGTGTTGATCTCATTCGTCAAGGATGGAGCAGGAAGGGTCCAAATGTGCTCCAAGAAGGCTATGGGTCTGCTGCTGTCTTGCCTGAGCTAGGCATATATCTAGCAGCATCTGTATACCGTCCTGTTCTTCAGGTTTGGGACTGACATTGACCCATCGTGTCAAACTTGAAATGTATTACCTGTTTCTCTTGTTGGGCTTGTCTAAAGTGATTTTCTTTGCAGTTTACAGATAAGCTTGCTTCAATGCTGCCAAAAAATTATTCCCAGTTTGGGTAAGCTTGAAAAGCACAGTGCTTCTTGTTGGCATATGCAATCAAAGGTCCCTTTGTATGGTCTACATGATGCACATTTGAGTGTAGATATTGATCCtgtaaattttcttttgatttttctgaGTCAACTTCCTTTCTCATTTTTTGCTTGCCTGAATTTGAATGTTGCACTAGATCCAAGACTCCCTTCCCAGTCCAACAACAATCTCTACATACTTGAGATCTTCAGGTCTGCGTGTGTGGGGGCAACTCAAATGAACAACAGTCTGGTCTGAATATGGGCCTGGCCTGCTTGTCTGCTGTCAGGTTCAGGAATAGCACCGTGTTTAGGCACCAATCTGCCCCTTAATAATGAAATGGTCCTTCGACCTTCATTTGATTCCAACAACCAGCATAGAAAAAGCTCTGATGTGCCAAAAAGTTGGGGAGGGGGGATGCTTGACTTTCTGACCAAAATTATAGTCGTTGTATAGTTTGTTTAAATTCTCATTCCACAATCAACTACAGAACACATTCACTATGTTTGATACCATTTCTGCTGAGGGGCAGAGTATGGTCCCATTACATCATTGTCATAGTAGTTCGATTTTTATACATCTGCATCGGGTTTATCACAATGAGTGGGCATCTGTGGAGTTTAGTTTTAACTATGAAGAGATGGAACTTTTCATAATGCTTGCACTCCCAGTTCCTTAGAGCTCGATCATAGTATATTTAGCTCAATCAAGAGTTTGATGGCCTGGATCGCTGCACAATTAGTTTATGTGCTTCTTatttcctgttttttcttcatgaGAGATTCATTCAGGATGCTGATGTGTTTTTTGTACTCTTTGCTTCAAAAACTGCAGGAATGATGGCTTGCTAGCTTTTGTGGAAAACTTCATAAAAGATCATTTTTTACCAACTATGTTTGTGGATTACCGGAAGGGTGTACAGCAGGCTATATCAAGCAAGTTCTATATGGTCCAAGATTTAGTTTCATTATGTTGaaactaaattgttttttaatgatgctTTATATACCTTTTCATCAATTGATTTAGTCCATCACACACTTATTAGTATTTCCTTGATTAGCGTTGCATGTTCAAGTATAAACAGTATCAATAGACATAATTTTGTGAAGATACAACGGTATCAGTAGATCATGAGCCAATAGGTAGATTGCCAAAATCACATGGACAATTGAAATAACTCTATATTTTACtaacgttttaaaaaaaaacagtgacaTTTGACTTGGAATACAAATAAACTACATAACCATCCAGGTACTatgacaaattataattttgcagGGAAGAAAATTGTTGTTTTTGGAATCTTCTCAGCATGTGGATGCTCAATAAGAGATTGTTGAAACTCATCTGATCTGTAGttaagctttttcttttttattgtttctgctGTTTAAAATCTCATTCTGGAATTGCTATCACAGGTCCAGCCGCATTTCGTCCGAGGGCCCATACTGTTGCTCTTTATACACCATCAATTGAGAAAGGTCGACCAGTCTTGCAGGGACTTTTGGCAATCGATTTCTTGGCAAAAGAGGCAAGCATGTTTTATCCTTCCATTTTCCCATCCTTGAATAAGTGCAATTTTGGTTGTGTTTGGAAAGATCTTGAAAGCAACACTTTTATCTGATGTGGAAAGCTTTTTAACATTTTCTATCAGTCACTTTTTAGTCTGAGATGTATTGGATTTTGGGATGTCTAATGAACATTTATCCTTTACTCCAGGTGCTTGGTTGGGCTCAAGCAATGCCCAAATTTGCTGGTGACCTTGTAAAGTTCGTGCAAACTTTCCTCGAGCGAACATATGAAAGATGTCGGACATCATATATGGAGGCATGGTCTatctattataataatatcttttccTATTCATTGGAAGCATCATTAGTGCTGTTTGCTTCATCTCAATCTATTATAATAATGTCTAATCTTATGCTTTAAGTATTAGTTCTTGCTTTGTTAATACTGTTGCTGAATTCCATtgaaaattgatgatttttgaggATGCATGGTATAAGCCGATGCTTGTCTTGTGCAGTCACCATATAGCATCTCTCAGCTATTTTTGTTTGTAATGTTTCAGGCAGTTCTTGAGAAGCAGAGTTACATGCTGATTGGAAGGCATGATATTGAGAAACTGATGCGATTTGACCCAGCAAGTGCATATTTACCGAATTCACTTGGTCAATCAAGCATGGTAAACAATGCCTCTGGTGCTGAATCTATAGAGATTGAATTGGAGTTGAGTGAAATATTACTCAATCTGCGACCTATCAAGCAGGTATGTGTGTAATTATATAAGCCGGATGCACTTTTGATTACAAATATTAATTCTCTCTTTAGGGGCAGGGACAGGTAAGATTTAGGGGTTTCCaaaaccggtttcggtttggtttgcaACAAAAAAACCCAATCGAACCATTTCTTTAAATTCTGTAAATTATGACCCAAACtgaaaactggttcaaaccaaaCGGTTTGATTTGGTTCAGtcaggtttttttctttaataatcaGGTAACCGATAAACCTTATGATTGTGCttgtcttggatttttttaatgggccaaAGCTTTTCTAAACCATTTTATGGGCTTGTTTATAATCGTTTTGTGCTAAATTGGGAGAAGATTTTTCAATGGGCTTGGGTTATTTtaagtcttttttaattttgtgtcttcaatgtaaaaataaacaaatgaagTGTTTCTGCTTTTATTCTGTTTTctggaaaatttattttgggtttttttttttgttttttatgaaaaaaatgttgGCCAGCAGAAAAttatgagaaaaagaagaagcaagatCCATGCAGCCCTGCTAACAGCACCAATATTCATTAAGTATTTTTATACATGAGAACGAaagaaaatcaagcaaaaaattcaacaacaatATCAATAGCAGCAAAAAGATCCAGAAAGCCACCAAAAAACACTTGCATCCCTCAAGATCAATGCTAGAAAAAAACAACAGTAGCAGATTAGAGAGGTTATccagaaaaatcaaaaagaaaatcttagTAAGAAAAAATTGTCcaacataaaaagaaacatcATATGAGTATAATCAAAAGTAAGATAAGAGAAAGGCTCAAGAAAATGAAGTTAGGCCTTTGAATGCATAAATCatagaacaaaaaaagattaacaAACAGAGAAAGAAATACACCTTCAGTATTCTAGAGAATGGAGAAgatgagagaggagagaggaagGTGGGCTATGGGTAAAGGGAGATCGAGAGGGGAGGGGGAAAAGTGGTGGGGGGAGAAGGGGGTGCAACTGCATATACTACTTTAGGGTTTGAGAATAGTTTTTCTTCTATAACTGTTTGGCTTTTTAtagttggttttggttttggttcaattcggtttggtttgtcaattttaaatttctaaaaccaaaaccaaaaccaaaaccaaactgaacctgATTATTTTTGGgctttttaattggtttttttggttaattttgttttggtttttccaGTTGGTCGGGTTTTTTGTACACCTCTAGTAAGATTACTAACATTCTGTTTGGAGGTACCTGTTTCGGGGACAGTAGTTCCTTCTTTGTTTCTGACTAATAGAGTAGACATT
This window contains:
- the LOC133697803 gene encoding exocyst complex component SEC8 isoform X1; protein product: MGIFDGLPVPPDKAYLREELSRIDESWAAARFDSLPHVVHILTSKDREAEAQVLKEQSDVVEDVVDEVVQSYHSGFNKAIQNYSQILRLFSESAESIASLKVDLAEAKKRLGTRNKQLHQLWYRSVTLRHIISLLDQIEGIAKVPARIEKLIAEKQFYAAVQLLAHSSLMLEREGLQMVGSLQDVRSELTKLRGVVFYKILEDLHAHLYNKGEYSSVASSMYERDDELPTTIAVFTMSNSQSLSRRTRLMKGDNHSFADGSYKPSSIDGGSSFDGHDEDLDITDEATSDGHTASMRTNGGDGNMKDIKVGSRQIPSWLSNSTPDEFIETIKKSDAPLHVKYLQTMVECLCMLGKVAAAGAIICQRLRPTIHDIITSKIKSHSELVNSSSSSINQSAQTRGLHFVKGQLESYKLPKQKRQNGTLLAVSPVSPVMAPTGKAQAAAKELLDSILDTVIRIFENHVVVGELLEFKTSQNVDLNAPGSLTTDLNWNLDSEASQVIGGYSIGFSLTVLQSECQQLICEILRATPEAASADASVQTARLASKAPSKGKKDGSEDGLTFAFRFTDATISIPNQGGVDLIRQGWSRKGPNVLQEGYGSAAVLPELGIYLAASVYRPVLQFTDKLASMLPKNYSQFGNDGLLAFVENFIKDHFLPTMFVDYRKGVQQAISSPAAFRPRAHTVALYTPSIEKGRPVLQGLLAIDFLAKEVLGWAQAMPKFAGDLVKFVQTFLERTYERCRTSYMEAVLEKQSYMLIGRHDIEKLMRFDPASAYLPNSLGQSSMVNNASGAESIEIELELSEILLNLRPIKQENLIRDDNKLILLASLSDSLEYVADSIERLGQITSRSSNQVADKAKTLAAFADDYRKLAIDCLKVLHVEMKLETIFHMQEMTNREYLEDQDAEEPDDFVIALTAQITRRDEEMAPFVAAVKQNYIFGGICSIAANASIKALADMKSINLFGVQQICRNSIALEQALAAIPSIDSKAVQQRLDHVRTYYELLNMPFEALLAFITEHENLFTPAEYANLLKVNVLGREIPPDAQDRVSYILSH
- the LOC133697803 gene encoding exocyst complex component SEC8 isoform X2; the encoded protein is MGIFDGLPVPPDKAYLREELSRIDESWAAARFDSLPHVVHILTSKDREAEAQVLKEQSDVVEDVVDEVVQSYHSGFNKAIQNYSQILRLFSESAESIASLKVDLAEAKKRLGTRNKQLHQLWYRSVTLRHIISLLDQIEGIAKVPARIEKLIAEKQFYAAVQLLAHSSLMLEREGLQMVGSLQDVRSELTKLRGVVFYKILEDLHAHLYNKGEYSSVASSMYERDDELPTTIAVFTMSNSQSLSRRTRLMKGDNHSFADGSYKPSSIDGGSSFDGHDEDLDITDEATSDGHTASMRTNGGDGNMKDIKVGSRQIPSWLSNSTPDEFIETIKKSDAPLHVKYLQTMVECLCMLGKVAAAGAIICQRLRPTIHDIITSKIKSHSELVNSSSSSINQSAQTRGLHFVKGQLESYKLPKQKRQNGTLLAVSPVSPVMAPTGKAQAAAKELLDSILDTVIRIFENHVVVGELLEFKTSQNVDLNAPGSLTTDLNWNLDSEASQVIGGYSIGFSLTVLQSECQQLICEILRATPEAASADASVQTARLASKAPSKGKKDGSEDGLTFAFRFTDATISIPNQGVDLIRQGWSRKGPNVLQEGYGSAAVLPELGIYLAASVYRPVLQFTDKLASMLPKNYSQFGNDGLLAFVENFIKDHFLPTMFVDYRKGVQQAISSPAAFRPRAHTVALYTPSIEKGRPVLQGLLAIDFLAKEVLGWAQAMPKFAGDLVKFVQTFLERTYERCRTSYMEAVLEKQSYMLIGRHDIEKLMRFDPASAYLPNSLGQSSMVNNASGAESIEIELELSEILLNLRPIKQENLIRDDNKLILLASLSDSLEYVADSIERLGQITSRSSNQVADKAKTLAAFADDYRKLAIDCLKVLHVEMKLETIFHMQEMTNREYLEDQDAEEPDDFVIALTAQITRRDEEMAPFVAAVKQNYIFGGICSIAANASIKALADMKSINLFGVQQICRNSIALEQALAAIPSIDSKAVQQRLDHVRTYYELLNMPFEALLAFITEHENLFTPAEYANLLKVNVLGREIPPDAQDRVSYILSH